Proteins from a genomic interval of Plasmodium reichenowi strain SY57 chromosome 13, whole genome shotgun sequence:
- a CDS encoding hypothetical protein (conserved Plasmodium protein, unknown function~part of same gene as PRSY57_1356300B~gap found within coding sequence): LSYNSNSDYINSYNKNSFNKNQGSYFSDSEYKTPNRKKSNEYELHLKIFNEQNLDTDYFNFNTISMKKSIRFYIEFIALSLLSPKFQYNRNYYKISEGAKQIEKDLKEKYSSLHKKLVKKESLQECCNDSNSIIYRRKKAKKKAKKNKNEDEDEDFF; this comes from the coding sequence CTAAGCTATAATTCTAATTCTGATTATATcaattcatataataaaaattcatttaataaaaatcaaGGGTCTTATTTCTCTGATAGTGAATATAAAACTCCAAACAGAAAAAAATCAAATGAGTATGAATTACACCTAAAAATATTCAACGAACAAAATTTGGATACAgattattttaattttaatacTATAAGTATGAAAAAATCTATTAGATTCTATATTGAATTTATTGCTCTCTCTTTATTATCTCCTAAATTTCAATACAAtagaaattattataagatCTCTGAGGGAGCAAAGCAAATAGAAAAGGAtttaaaggaaaaatattcGAGTCTTCATAAAAAATTGGTAAAAAAGGAATCACTTCAAGAATGTTGTAATGATTCGAAcagtataatatatagacgaaaaaaagcaaaaaaaaaagcaaaaaaaaacaaaaatgaagatgaaGATGAAGATTTTTTTG
- a CDS encoding hypothetical protein (conserved Plasmodium protein, unknown function~part of same gene as PRSY57_1356300A~gap found within coding sequence), whose product PNQIDTNLDKNKSNDKFLKKNKKKKYVLSDSSYISDDVTLNEKKNNSKEEVDLTLASISKKEQIDILDIDEKEYKSSCKSNDIHKSHNYDKFDDIDKNSKTINVNEDKGEEYAEKEEFDPEDEYEEDDLYEEEVYYNEEDDLSEQEDDYNEEEDDYNEEDDDYNEEDDDYYDDTGEYMEDFVVEDDIFYDEDNIKKRFRNKKKSNHPLKSDENVKVKLIEKINDGFMNNLIKGEMLKVYEFIKNEEKFSNYEFLKMICKINKKKSQNYYEQCIQKIENKILSKRDQFESHPFQNNFKNILKNYANILIFYLEHNKMYCCCCNRKLSYACPVFFIKPFYNSTDLWNNNFYNFMKVNNFEWLGYIYFSGTSRSSLEILSDYKLDENKMKKIKESNKLFIKNQNEKRKKTLLGSNSSNVNTCTIMNSEEYIFNHLKEFEEMNGYRYIGSIDDKRLKKRKRSFKYNYDFHSKGGEIYNESSLNLVMKDICDKFCYSSENYIEKDILVLQLGSYCVSTVYYWHVFHHYKFFFVKYIYMKLFDVYSKNKDIFKEPLILAYILSKKLHKQLYRDFKILMNIDISQIQNKLNECDLFIK is encoded by the coding sequence CACCAAACCAAATTGATACTAATTTAGATAAGAATAAAAGTAATGATAAATTTctaaaaaagaataaaaaaaaaaaatatgtcCTAAGTGATAGTAGTTATATATCAGATGATGTTACTCtgaatgaaaaaaaaaataattcaaagGAGGAAGTAGACTTAACTTTAGCTAGTATATCAAAGAAAGAACAAATAGATATTCTAGATATAGatgaaaaagaatataaatcaaGTTGCAAAAGTAATGATATACATAAAAGTCATAACTATGATAAGTTTGATGATATTGATAAGAATAGTAAAACTATTAATGTTAATGAGGATAAAGGAGAAGAATATGCAGAGAAGGAGGAATTTGATCCGGAGGATGAATATGAAGAAGATGATTTATATGAAGAAGAagtttattataatgaagaagatgatTTATCTGAACAAGAAGATGATtataatgaagaagaagatgattataatgaagaagatgatgattataatgaagaagatgatgattattatgatgatacGGGAGAATATATGGAAGATTTTGTTGTAGAGgatgatatattttatgatgaagataatataaaaaaaagattcagaaataagaaaaaatcaAATCATCCACTTAAATCTGATGAAAATGTAAAAGTAAAATtaattgaaaaaattaatgatGGATTTATGAATAATCTTATTAAAGGAGAAATGTTAAAGGTATACGAATTTATAAAGAATGAAGAAAAGTTTAGTAATTATGAATTCTTAAAAATGAtttgtaaaataaataaaaagaaatctcaaaattattatgaacagtgtatacaaaaaattgaaaataaaatattatcaaaaaGAGATCAATTTGAATCACACCCatttcaaaataattttaaaaatattttaaaaaattatgcaaacatattaatattctatttagaacataataaaatgtattgttgttgttgtaATAGAAAATTAAGTTATGCTTGTCcagttttttttatcaaacCATTTTACAATTCAACAGATTTGTggaataataatttttataatttcatGAAAGTAAATAATTTCGAATGGTTaggatatatttatttcagTGGAACAAGTAGAAGTTCTCTTGAAATTTTAAGTGACTATAAACTTGATGAAAACAAgatgaaaaagataaaagaatctaacaaattatttataaaaaaccaaaatgaaaaaagaaagaaaacATTATTAGGAAGTAATAGTTCTAATGTAAATACATGTACAATAATGAACAGTGAAgagtatatatttaatcaTCTAAAAGAATTTGAAGAAATGAATGGATATAGATATATTGGAAGTATAGATGATAAGCGtttaaaaaagagaaaaagaagctttaaatataattatgatttCCATTCAAAAGGAGgggaaatatataatgagAGTTCATTAAATTTGGTAATGAAAGATATTTGTGATAAATTTTGTTATTCATCAGAGAATTATATAGAAAAGGATATTTTAGTATTACAATTGGGTTCTTATTGTGTTTCCACTGTATACTATTGGCACGTGtttcatcattataaatttttttttgtgaaatatatttatatgaaattattTGACGTATATAGcaaaaataaagatatatttaaagaaCCTTTAATTTTAGCATATATCCTATCCAAAAAATTACATAAGCAGTTATATAGAGATTTTAAAATACTAATGAACATAGATATTTCACAAattcaaaataaattaaatgaatgtgatttatttataaaatga